GCCAGCGCTTGCGGCGCTTGTAGCTCTTGACGTCGCGGAAGCTCTTGCGCTCGCCGCCGCCCATGCCGAGGTAAAACTCCTTGACGTCCTCGTTGTTGCGCAGGTCCTCGGCCTTACCGTCCATCACGATGCGGCCGGACTCCATGATGTAGCCGTAGTTGGCGTAGCGCAGCGCCATGTTGGTGTTCTGCTCCGCGATCAGGAAGGAGACGCGCTCCTTCTGGTTGAGGTCCTTGACGATCTCGAACACCTCCTCGACGATCTGCGGCGCCAGGCCCATCGACGGCTCATCGAGCAGCACGACGCTGGGGTTGGCCATCAGCGCGCGGCCGATTGCGCACATCTGCTGCTCGCCGCCGGACGTGTAGGCCGCCTGGCTGTTGCGGCGCGTCTTCAGGCGCGGAAAGTAGGTGTAGACCTTCTCCAGGTTGGCGGCGATTTCGCCCTTGTCCTTGCGCGTGTAGGCGCCGGTGAGGAGGTTTTCCTCGATCGTGAGGTGCGCGAAGCAGTGCCGGCCCTCCATCACCTGCACGACGCCGCGCTTGACCAGTTCCGCGGGGGTGAGGTTGTCGATGCGTTCGCCGCGCAGCTCGATCGAGCCTTTGGTGACCTCGCCGCGTTCGCCTTTGAGGAGGTTGGAGACGGCGCGCAGCGTGGTCGTCTTGCCAGCGCCGTTGCCGCCCAGGATGGCCGCGATGTCGCCCTCGGCGAGCTGCAGCGACACGCCCTTGAGGACGAGGATGACGTGGTTGTAGATGACCTCGATGCCGTTGACGGTGAGGACGGGAGCGGGTGTCGTCATGGAAAACCTCGGTAACGTTGGACGGGGGCGCGGGCACCACGCGTCAGCACCGCACGGCGGCGCTGGCGGATGGCGGCGGCAGGGGTGGCACGGGGGCGGTCCCCGTGCCTGTCCCGTTCACCCGGCGGCCGGCGCCGGATGAACGCCCGATTGCATCAGGACTGGCAGTCCTGCGGCGTGCGGCGCTGCAGCTTCTTCTCGGCCGCGTACTTGTCGGCCGCGGCCCGCACCATCGGCTTGAGGATCTGCTCGTCGGCCTGGTACCAGTCGCTGGTGAACTGCCACTTGCTGCCGTCCCAGGTGTGGATGCGCGCCCAGGCTGCCCCCATGTGGTCTTGGCAGCTGGTGGAGATCGGCCGCATCACACCTTTGAAGCCGAGCGCGTCCAGCTTGGCCTGCGTCAGGTTGAGGTTTTCCAGGCCCCAGCGCACCTGCTCGCCGGTCATGACCTTGCCCTTGCCGAAGCGCTCCTGCGCGGCGCGCACGCCCTCGACGGCGAGCATCGCGCTGATCGCCCCGCGCACGTACAGCACCGAGCCGACTTCGTCCTTCGGTCCGGTGCCCTGGCCCTTGGCGTGGACTTTCTCCAGGATTTCCTTGACGAACGGGGCGTTGGGCTCGGCACCGTGCTGCATGGTGACGGCGTTGTAGCCCTTGGCACCCGCACCGACGTCCTTGACATCGGGCTCGGCGCCGGCCCACCAGACGCCGTACATCTTCTCGCGCGGATAACCGACAGCCTGGGCTTCCTTCAGGGCAGAAGAGTTCATCACGCCCCAGCCCCACAGCAGCAAGTAGTCCGGCCGCAATTGACGCACTTGCAGCCACGTGGATTTTTGCTCCACGCCCGGAGGCGCCACCGGCAGCAGGCTGAGCTGGAAGCCATGCATCGCCGCGCGCTCCTGCAGCAGCGGGATCGGTTCCTTGCCGAACGGGCTGTCGTGGTAGACCAACGCGATCTTTTTGCCCCTGAGTTTGTCGAAGCCCCCTTCTTTTTTGGCAATGTGCTGGATCAGCACGTCGGCCGCCACCCAGTAGGTGCCGGCCAGGGGGAAGTTCCACTTGAAAACGCCCCCGTCTTGCGACTCGCTGCGGCCGTAGCCCACCGTCATCACAGGAATCTTGTCGATGGGGGCCTTTTCGGTCAGCGCGAAGGTGATGCCGGTGGACAGCGGCTGGAACATCGTGGCGCCGCCGTGCTTGCCCTTGAGGCGCTCATAGCACTCGACCCCGCGGTCGGTGGCGTAGCCGGTTTCGCACTCCTCCCAAATGATTTTGACGCCGTTGATGCCACCGCGCGCGTTGGTGAGCTTCAGGTAGTCGACGAAGCCGTTGGCCCACGGCACGCCGTTGGGGGCGTAAGCGCCGGTGCGGTACACCAGCACCGGGAAAAACTGTTCTTTGGCCTGCGCGTGTGCGGCGGTGCCCACCAGCGCGCTGGACAGGGCGGCCGCCGCGACAGCCACGGCGAGGACGGTGGAACGTAGCTTCATGGTCTGTCTCCTTCAGGTTGGAAGCACGGGTGGGGAAAAATCGTCGGTCTCAGTGCGGGAACGGCCAGATGCGCAGCTTTTGCTTGCCGATGCTCCACAACTTGGCCAAACCGTGCGGCTCGACGATCAGGAACCACACGATCAGCGCCCCGAAGATCATGTACTCGGCATGAGATACCGCGGCGGTGGAGACGTCAATCCCGAACAACCCGCCCAGCCAGGGCAGAAACTGGTTCAGGAAGATCGGCAGGATCACGATGAACGCGGCACCGAAGAAGCTGCCCATGATCGAGCCCAGGCCGCCGATGATCACCATGAACAGCAGCTGGAACGAGCGGTCGACGGAAAAGGCCGCCGGCTCCCACGAGCCCAGATGCACAAAGCCCCACAGCGCACCGGCGACGCCGACGATGAAGGAGCTGACCGCGAAGGCCGACAGCTTGGCGTACACGGGCCGGATGCCGATCACCGCCGCGGCCACGTCCATGTCGCGGATGGCCATCCACTCGCGCCCGATCGCCGAGCGCACCAGGTTCTTGGCCAGCAGCGCGAACACCACGACGAAGGTCAGGGCCAGCAGGTATTTCTCCTGCGGCGTGTCGATCCTCCAGCCGAAGACGTTGAGGTTGGAAACCGACACCGACCCCGAGGGGTTGTAGTTGGTGAACCAGCCGATGCGCAGGAACGCCCAGTCGCAGAAGAATTGCGCCGCCAGTGTCGCGACCGCCAGATACAGACCTTTGACGCGTAGGCTCGGGATACCGAAGAACATCCCGACGAGCGTCGCGCACAGGCCGCCGATCAGCAGCGCGGCGATGAGCGGCATCCCCTCGATGCGTACGAAGACGTTGTACGCCATGTACGCGCCCACCGCCATGAACGCGCCCGATCCGAGCGAGATCTGGCCGCAGTAGCCGACCAGGATGTTGACCCCGATCGCCGCGAGCGACAGGATCAGAAACGGAATCAGGATCGCGCGAAAGAGGTACTCGTCGGCGAGCAGCGGCACCCCGATGAACGCGAAGGCAACCAGGGCGAGGATGGCCCAGCGGTCCTGCGCGATCGGAAAGATCTGCTGGTCGGCGCGGTAGCTGGTCTTGAACTGGCCGTTTTCGCGGTAGAACATGGTGTGGCCTCCCCCTCAGACGCGGTCGATGATTTTTTCGCCGAACAGTCCCTGCGGACGGAACAGCAGGAACACCAGCGCCAGCACGTAGGCGAACCAGATTTCGATGCCGCCGCCCACGTAGGGGCCGAGGTACACCTCGGACAGCTTCTCGCCGACGCCGATGATGAGGCCGCCGATGATGGCGCCCGGCACCGAGGTCAGGCCGCCGAGGATGATCACCGGCAGCGCCCGCAGTGCGACGGTGGCGAGCGAGAACTGCACCCCCAGCTTGGAACCCCAGATCATCCCGGCGACCAGCGCGACGATCCCCGCCACCGTCCAGACGATGACCCAGATGCGATTGAGCGGAATGCCGATCGACTGCGCGGCCTGGTGGTCGTCGGCCACCGCGCGCAGCGCGCGGCCGGTGGCGGTTTTTTGGAAGAAGAGCGACAGCGTGGCCACCAGCACGGCAGCGATGCCGGCGGCGATCAGGTCTTCCTGGTTGAGCAGGATGCCGCCTTCGAACGTGTCCTCGAGGATGAAGATCGGGTCCTTGGGCATGCCGATGTTGATCTGGTAGATGTCGCTGCCGAAGATCGTCTGCCCCAGGCCGTCGAGGAAGTAGGTGATGCCCAGCGTCGCCATCAGCAGCGTCGCCCCCTCCTGGTTGACCAGGTGCCGCAGCACCAGCGCCTCGATCAGCCACGCGACGAGGAACATCAACAGCGCCGCGGCGAGGAAGGCGAGCACGTTGGCCAGCAGCAGGCTCTCGAAGCCGAACCACTGCGGAAACCACTCGGCAAAGCGCGCCATCGCCAGCGCGGCGAACAGCACCATCGCGCCCTGCGCGAAGTTGAACACGCCGGAGGCCTTGAAGATCAGCACGAAGCCGAGTGCCACCAGCGAATACAGCATGCCCGTCATCAGGCCGCCGAACAGGGTTTCGAGGAAAAAGGCCATCGTCGAGGCTCCTGGGTCAGTGGCTCGTGCCGAGATAGGCGCGGATGACGTCTTCGTTGTTGCGCACCTCGTCCGGCGTGCCGTCGCCGATCTTCTTGCCGTAGTCGAGCACGACGACGCGGTCCGAGATGTCCATCACCACCCCCATGTCGTGCTCGATCAGCACGATCGTGGTGCCGAACTCGTCGTTGACGTCGAGGATGAAGCGGCACATGTCCTGCTTTTCCTCGACGTTCATGCCGGCCATCGGCTCGTCCAGCAGCAGCATCTGCGGCTCCATCGCCAGCGCGCGGCCGAGGTCCACGCGCTTTTGCAGCCCGTAGGGGAGCTGGCCAACGGGCGTCTTGCGGTAGGCCTGGATTTCGAGGAAGTCGATGATGCGCTCGACCACCTCGCGGTGCGCGATCTCCTCGCGCTCGGCCGGGCCGATGCGCAGCGCCTGCAGGAAGAGGTTGCTCTTCATGCGCAGGTTGCGCCCGGTCATGATGTTGTCGAGCACGCTCATGCCCTTGAACAGCGCCAGGTTCTGGAACGTGCGCGCGATGCCCATCTCGGCGACCTGGCGCGAGTTCATGTGCTTGAACGTCTGGCCGCGGAAGGTGATCGTGCCCTCCTGCGGGGTGTAGACGCCGTTGATGCAGTTGAGCATCGAGCTCTTGCCGGCGCCGTTGGGGCCGATGATGGCGCGGATCTCGTGCTCGCGTACGTTGAAGCTGATGTCGGTCAGCGCCTTGACGCCGCCGAAGCGCAGGCTGATGTTTTGGACGTCGAGGATGACGTCACCGATTTGCTTGTGGGCCATGGAGCGTCCTGAAAATGCGTCGGGGCGGGCTCAGGCAGCGGCCTGCACGGGGGCGTAGGTCTTGGCGTCGACGATGCGCAGCGTCGCGCTGATGAGGCCCGTGCGGCCATCCTCGAACTTCACCTGGGTCTCGATGTACTGCTCGGTCTTGCCGCCGTAGAGCGCGTCGACCAGCACCGCGTACTTCTCGCCGATGAAGCCACGGCGGACCTTGTTGGTGCGGGTGAGCTCGCCGTCGTCGGCGTCGAGTTCCTTGTGCAGGATGAGGAAGCGGTGGATCTGGCTGCCCGAGAGCATGGCGTCGCGGCTGAGGTCGGCGTTGACCTTCTCGACGCATTCCTGGATCAGTGCGTACACCTCGGGTTTGCCGGCGAGGTCGGTGTAGCCGGCGTAGGGCAGGCCGCGTCGCTCGGCCCAGTTGCCCACCGCCTCGAAGTCGATGTTGATCATCGCGCATACCTTCTCGCGCCCGTCGCCGAACGCCACCGCCTCCTTGATGTACGAGAAGAACTTGAGCTTGTTCTCGACGTACTTGGGCGCGAACATCGCGCCGTCGTGCGGGCCGCCCTTGAGGCGCCCGACGTCCTTGACGCGGTCGATGATCTTGAGGTGGCCGCTGGCGTCGATGAAGCCCGCGTCGCTCGTGTGGTACCAGCCGTCGGCGTCCAGCACCTCGGCGGTGGCCTTGGGGTTTTTGTAGTACTCCTTGAGCAGCCCCGGCGAGCGCACCAGGATTTCCCCCGCGTCGGAGAGCTTGATTTCCACCCCCTCGCATGGCACGCCGACCGTGTCGGCGCGCACCTCGTGGTCCGGCTGCAGGCAGACGAACACGGCCGTCTCGGTCGAGCCGTAGAGCTGCTTGAGGTTGATGCCGATCGAGCGGTAGAACGTGAACAGGTCGGGGCCGATCGCTTCTCCCGCGGTGTAGGCGACGCGCACGCGCGAGAAGCCCAGGTTGTTGCGCAGCGGGCCGTAGACGAGGAGGTTGCCGATCGCGTACAGCAGCCGGTCACCCAGGCCGACCGGTTTGCCGTCCATCAGCTGCGGCCCGACGCGGCGCGCGACGTCCATAAAATAGTGGAACATCTTGCGCTTGAGGGCGCCGGAGTCCTCCATACGGATCATCACGCTGGTGAGCATCCCCTCGAAGATGCGCGGCGGCGCGAAGTAGTAGGTCGGCCCGATCTCCTTGAGGTCGATCATCACCGTGTTCGACGACTCGGGGCAGTTGACCACGTAGCCGCAGCACAGCCACTGCGCGTAGCTGAAGATGTTCTGGCCAATCCACGCCGGGGGCAGGTAGGCCAGCACTTCCTCCTTCTCGGTGAGCTTGTCGAACTTCGCCCCCACCTCCGCGCGGTTGAGCAGCGTGTAGTGGGTGTGCACGACCCCCTTGGGGTTGCCGGTGGTGCCGGAGGTGAAGAACATCGCCGCGACGTCGTCGGGCTGGCCCTTGTCGACCTCTTCCTGGAAAAAGTCCGGGTGTTCCTGGCAGAAGACGGCGCCGGCGGCCTCGATCTCCTTCAGGCCCGCGAGCCCCGGCGCGTCATAGTTGCGCAGCCCCCGCGGGTCGTCGAACAGGATGTGCTCGAGCTGCGGGCACTGCGTCCGGATCTCGAGCATCTTGTCCACCTGCTCCTGGTCCTCCACCACCGCGAAGCGCACCTCCGCGTTGTTGATGGGGAAGACGCATTCGGCCGCCACCGCGTCCTGGTACAGCGGCACCGGGATGGCGCCGAGCGACTGCGTGGCGAGCATCGTCGCGTACAGGCTCGGGCGATTGGCGCCGATGACCACCAGGTGCTCGCCGCGGCGCAGGCCGAGTTGGTGCAGCCCGGCGGCGAGGTGGCGAACGCGGTCGAGCATCTGGCGCCAGCTGGTCGTCTGCCAGATGCCGTATTCCTTCTCGCGCATCGCCGGGGCGTCGGGGCGGGCGCTCGCGTGCTGGATCAGCAGGCGGGGAAAGGTGGTGCGCATGGGGTCTCCTCTGCTGCGGCGGGCCGTGCGGACATGGCCCTGGCCACGTCTTGGGTGCCACTGTACGGCGAGATTTGACGCCTTTCTGTCCATCCGTTGACAATTCCCGCTGGGATTTTTCCTAATCGGGTTTTCCCTCATCGGGCGATCGCGCGAGGCTGCGACCATTGGTGCTTGCCCCTTGCTCGATGAGTCGCGTGTGGAGGTGATCCGGATGTCTGTGGTCAACCGGCTGCGTCAACGTGCCCGCCCGCTGACCGAGGAAGAACTGGCCAGCATTCCATGGTTGGCGCGCCTCGAGGAAGAGGCACGTGCACGCGCGCAGCGCGCCCTCATGGTCAGCGAGGCCGAGCCCGGGGACTACATCTGCCGCGTCGGGCGCCCGGTGACATACTGGTTCGGGTTGATCGACGGGCTGCTCAAAATGAGCAACGACGACAGCCAGGGGCCGATCATGACCTTCACGGGGGTGGCCCCGGGCGGCTGGTTCGGCGAGGGCACGGCGCTCAAGCGCGAGGCTTACCGCTACAACATCCAGGCGCTGCGCCGCAGCCGCGTCGCGGGGCTGCCGGTGGAGACGTTTCACTGGCTGCTGGATCACTCGATCGCCTTCAACCGCTCCGTGATGAACCAGCTCAACGAGCGCCTGGGCCAGTTCATCGCGGCGCGCGAGATCGACCGCATCGCCGACCCGGACGTGCGCGTCGCGCGCAGCCTGGCGAATCTGTTCCACCCGGGCCTGTTCCCGGGCGTCGGGGAGGTGTTGCGCATCACGCAGCAGGAGCTGGCGTATCTGGTGGGGTTGTCGCGCCAGCGCGTCAACCGGGCGCTGGCGCGCTGGGAGCAGGCGGGTGCGATCCGCGTCGAGTACGGGGGCTTGCGCGTGCTGGATCTCGCAACCCTGCGCGGGGCGGGGCGCGACCGGCTATGACGGACGCGGCGGTCCTCGCGCCGCCGTGCGCGTGCCATTGTGCGCACCGGGCGGGGGCGGGGGCGGATCACCGCGGCCGGGGCGTCGTGCCGGCGTGGGGCGCGCGGGCGTATCCCCGTGTCCAGTGCGCAGCCAAAGGGGGCTTGAATTCGCGCGGATCGCCCCGATCTGAGCCGGTCGTGGCGCGGCGGCGCACCTTCACCCCCGGGCGAGGCCTGGCCGCCGCTGACCGTCCTGTTTCTGTCTTTGCCGATACGACCGTCCATGAGCAAACACACCCACGCTTTCCAGGCCGAGGTGGCCCGGCTGCTGCACCTGGTCACGCATTCGCTCTATTCCAACCCGGACATTTTTCTGCGCGAGCTGATCTCCAACGCGTCGGACGCGTGTGACAAGCTGCGCTTCGAGGCGCTGGCCGACGCGTCGCTGTACGAAGACGCCCCGAACCTGGAGATTCGCGTCACCTTCGACAAGGCGGCCAAGACGCTGACCATCACCGACAACGGCATCGGCATGAGCGAGGCCGAGGCCATCGAGCACCTGGGCACGATCGCCAAGAGCGGCACGCGCGACTTCCTGCAGCGCCTCTCGGGCGACCAGCAAAAGGACGCGCAGCTCATCGGCCAGTTCGGGGTGGGTTTTTACTCGGGCTTCATCGTCGCCGACCGCATCACGGTGGAGAGCCGCCGCGCCGGGCTGCCGCCGGAGCAGGGCGTGCGCTGGAGCAGCGACGGCACCGGCGCGTTCGAGACCGAGACCATCACCCGCGCGGCGCGCGGCACCAGCGTCATCCTGCACCTGCGCGACGACAAGACGGAGTACCTCAACCGCTGGAAGCTCAAGTCCATCATTGGCAAGTACTCCGACCACATCAGCCTGCCCATCCTGATGCCCAAGGAGCAATGGGACAAGGACAAAGGCGAGTATGTGCTGCTGGAAGAGTGGGAGCAGGTCAACGCTGCGAGCGCCGTGTGGACGCGGCCGAAGAAGGACATCACCGACGAGCAGTACATCGAGTTCTACAAGAACCTGGCGCACGACGACGAAGCGCCGCTCGCCTGGGCGCACCACCGCGTCGAGGGCAGCACCGAGTACACGCAGCTGCTCTACATCCCGGCCAAGGCGCCGTACGACCTGTGGAACCGCGACAAGAAGGCCGGCGTCAAGCTCTACGTCAAGCGCGTCTTCATCATGGACGACGCCGAGTCGCTGATGCCGCTGTACCTGCGCTGGGTCAAGGGCGTGGTGGATTCGGCCGACCTGCCGCTCAACGTCAGCCGCGAGCTGCTGCAGGAAAGCCGTGACGTCAAGGCCATCCGCGACGGCAACACGCGCCGCGTGCTGTCGATGCTGGAGGAGCTGGCCGCGCGCGACCGCCTGCCCGAGGGCGAGGCGTGGGAGCAGCTCTCCGACGAGGAAAAGGCCCGTGCGCAGGCCGACGCCGGTAAGTACACGCGCTTCTGGGCCGAGTTCGGGGCCGTGCTCAAAGAAGGCCTGGGCGAGGATTTCGCCAACCGCGAGCGCATCGCCAAGTTGCTGCGCTTTGCGTCGACGGTGAGCGACGCGCCCACGGTGAGCCTGGCCGACTACAAGGCGCGCATGAAACCGGGGCAGAAGGCGATCTACTACCGGACCGCCAAAACCCTGGCCGCGGCCAAGCACAGCCCGCAGCTCGAAGTCTTCCGCCGCAAGGGCATCGAAGTGCTGTTGATGACCGACCGCGTCGACGAGTGGGCGCTGTCCTTCTTGCACGAGTTCGACGGCACCCCGCTGCAGAGCGTCGCCAAGGGCGCGGTGGACCTGGGCGAGTTGCAGGACGAGGCGGAGAAGAAAGCCGCCGAAGAGGCGGCCGAGGCGTTCAAGCCGGTGCTGGAGCGCTTGCGCGCCACACTCAAGGATCGCGCGAAGGATGTGCGCGTGACCAGCCGCCTGGTCGAGTCGCCCGCGTGCCTGGTGGTGGACGATGGCGAATACTCGCTGCAGCTGGCGCGGCTGCTCAAAGCCGCGGGGCAAAAAGCGCCCGAAGTCAAGCCCATCCTCGAGGTCAACCCGGAGCACGCGCTGGTGAAAAAGCTGGCCGACGCGGGCGAGCGCTTCGACGATTACGCCCAGATCCTTTTTGACCAGGCGCTGCTGGCCGAAGGCGGCCTGCCGGAGGACCCGGCGGGCTATGTTCGCCGGGTCACCGCGTTGCTGGTGTGATCGGTCAAGCCAGTGTCAGCGTGACGTCGATGTTGCCGCGCGTCGCATTCGAATAGGGGCAGACGCGGTGCGCGGCGTCGACCAGGGCCTGGGCCTGCGAACGATCCATGCCCGGCAGGTGGATGGTCATGCGCACTGCGATGCCGTAGGCCTCGCCCATCGGGCCGAGGTCCACTTCGGCGTCCACGGCCACATCGGCTGGCAAGGGGATCTTCTGCCGTGCCGCCACTGCCTTGAGCGCGCCGATGAAGCAGGCGGAATACCCCGCGGCAAACAGCTGTTCCGGGTTGGTTCCGGTGCCAGCGGTGCCCGGGGGGCTCAGGCGCACATCGAGCCGACCATCGTCGGCGCGTGAGGTGCCGTCGCGGCCTCCCGTGGTGTGTACGCGCGCGGTGTAGAGCACTTTGTCCAGAGCGGGCATATGCGGTCCTTTCAGGGTTGTGCGGCCGCTGCTGCGGCCGGTTGGGAAAACGAGGGCGGAGGGCTGGCCAGCAGGCGCTGCCGCAGGTCCTGAAGCTCGCGGGTCAATCCTGTCACCTCTTCGAGCGAGCAGCCGGTGGCGGCCAGCAGGCAGCCGGGGATGGCACGGGCGCGCGCTTGCAGGGCGCGTCCTGGTGCCGTCAGACGGATGCGCACGCGCCGCTCGTCAGCGGCATCGCGCACGCGTTGCACGTGCCCGGCCGCTGCCAGCCGTTTCAGCAGCGGGGTGAGCGTCCCCGAGTCCAACCCCAGCCGCTCTCCCAGCGCCGAGACGGTCACATCATCGCGCTCCCACAGCGCCAGCAGCACGAGGTATTGCGGGTAGGTCAGTCCCAGCTCGGCCAGCAGCGGCTGGTACAGCCGTGTCATGGCCAGGGAGGTCGCGTACAGGGCAAAGCACAGCTGATGGTCCAGCCGTAGAGTATCCGGTAGCGCTGTGGTATCGGCGGGGGGCACGGGTCTGGCGCTTCGCATACGCAAA
This region of Tepidimonas taiwanensis genomic DNA includes:
- the htpG gene encoding molecular chaperone HtpG, encoding MSKHTHAFQAEVARLLHLVTHSLYSNPDIFLRELISNASDACDKLRFEALADASLYEDAPNLEIRVTFDKAAKTLTITDNGIGMSEAEAIEHLGTIAKSGTRDFLQRLSGDQQKDAQLIGQFGVGFYSGFIVADRITVESRRAGLPPEQGVRWSSDGTGAFETETITRAARGTSVILHLRDDKTEYLNRWKLKSIIGKYSDHISLPILMPKEQWDKDKGEYVLLEEWEQVNAASAVWTRPKKDITDEQYIEFYKNLAHDDEAPLAWAHHRVEGSTEYTQLLYIPAKAPYDLWNRDKKAGVKLYVKRVFIMDDAESLMPLYLRWVKGVVDSADLPLNVSRELLQESRDVKAIRDGNTRRVLSMLEELAARDRLPEGEAWEQLSDEEKARAQADAGKYTRFWAEFGAVLKEGLGEDFANRERIAKLLRFASTVSDAPTVSLADYKARMKPGQKAIYYRTAKTLAAAKHSPQLEVFRRKGIEVLLMTDRVDEWALSFLHEFDGTPLQSVAKGAVDLGELQDEAEKKAAEEAAEAFKPVLERLRATLKDRAKDVRVTSRLVESPACLVVDDGEYSLQLARLLKAAGQKAPEVKPILEVNPEHALVKKLADAGERFDDYAQILFDQALLAEGGLPEDPAGYVRRVTALLV
- a CDS encoding ABC transporter substrate-binding protein, which translates into the protein MKLRSTVLAVAVAAAALSSALVGTAAHAQAKEQFFPVLVYRTGAYAPNGVPWANGFVDYLKLTNARGGINGVKIIWEECETGYATDRGVECYERLKGKHGGATMFQPLSTGITFALTEKAPIDKIPVMTVGYGRSESQDGGVFKWNFPLAGTYWVAADVLIQHIAKKEGGFDKLRGKKIALVYHDSPFGKEPIPLLQERAAMHGFQLSLLPVAPPGVEQKSTWLQVRQLRPDYLLLWGWGVMNSSALKEAQAVGYPREKMYGVWWAGAEPDVKDVGAGAKGYNAVTMQHGAEPNAPFVKEILEKVHAKGQGTGPKDEVGSVLYVRGAISAMLAVEGVRAAQERFGKGKVMTGEQVRWGLENLNLTQAKLDALGFKGVMRPISTSCQDHMGAAWARIHTWDGSKWQFTSDWYQADEQILKPMVRAAADKYAAEKKLQRRTPQDCQS
- a CDS encoding Crp/Fnr family transcriptional regulator, translating into MSVVNRLRQRARPLTEEELASIPWLARLEEEARARAQRALMVSEAEPGDYICRVGRPVTYWFGLIDGLLKMSNDDSQGPIMTFTGVAPGGWFGEGTALKREAYRYNIQALRRSRVAGLPVETFHWLLDHSIAFNRSVMNQLNERLGQFIAAREIDRIADPDVRVARSLANLFHPGLFPGVGEVLRITQQELAYLVGLSRQRVNRALARWEQAGAIRVEYGGLRVLDLATLRGAGRDRL
- a CDS encoding organic hydroperoxide resistance protein — protein: MPALDKVLYTARVHTTGGRDGTSRADDGRLDVRLSPPGTAGTGTNPEQLFAAGYSACFIGALKAVAARQKIPLPADVAVDAEVDLGPMGEAYGIAVRMTIHLPGMDRSQAQALVDAAHRVCPYSNATRGNIDVTLTLA
- a CDS encoding branched-chain amino acid ABC transporter permease produces the protein MFYRENGQFKTSYRADQQIFPIAQDRWAILALVAFAFIGVPLLADEYLFRAILIPFLILSLAAIGVNILVGYCGQISLGSGAFMAVGAYMAYNVFVRIEGMPLIAALLIGGLCATLVGMFFGIPSLRVKGLYLAVATLAAQFFCDWAFLRIGWFTNYNPSGSVSVSNLNVFGWRIDTPQEKYLLALTFVVVFALLAKNLVRSAIGREWMAIRDMDVAAAVIGIRPVYAKLSAFAVSSFIVGVAGALWGFVHLGSWEPAAFSVDRSFQLLFMVIIGGLGSIMGSFFGAAFIVILPIFLNQFLPWLGGLFGIDVSTAAVSHAEYMIFGALIVWFLIVEPHGLAKLWSIGKQKLRIWPFPH
- a CDS encoding ABC transporter ATP-binding protein — protein: MAHKQIGDVILDVQNISLRFGGVKALTDISFNVREHEIRAIIGPNGAGKSSMLNCINGVYTPQEGTITFRGQTFKHMNSRQVAEMGIARTFQNLALFKGMSVLDNIMTGRNLRMKSNLFLQALRIGPAEREEIAHREVVERIIDFLEIQAYRKTPVGQLPYGLQKRVDLGRALAMEPQMLLLDEPMAGMNVEEKQDMCRFILDVNDEFGTTIVLIEHDMGVVMDISDRVVVLDYGKKIGDGTPDEVRNNEDVIRAYLGTSH
- a CDS encoding branched-chain amino acid ABC transporter permease; this encodes MAFFLETLFGGLMTGMLYSLVALGFVLIFKASGVFNFAQGAMVLFAALAMARFAEWFPQWFGFESLLLANVLAFLAAALLMFLVAWLIEALVLRHLVNQEGATLLMATLGITYFLDGLGQTIFGSDIYQINIGMPKDPIFILEDTFEGGILLNQEDLIAAGIAAVLVATLSLFFQKTATGRALRAVADDHQAAQSIGIPLNRIWVIVWTVAGIVALVAGMIWGSKLGVQFSLATVALRALPVIILGGLTSVPGAIIGGLIIGVGEKLSEVYLGPYVGGGIEIWFAYVLALVFLLFRPQGLFGEKIIDRV
- a CDS encoding ABC transporter ATP-binding protein; translation: MTTPAPVLTVNGIEVIYNHVILVLKGVSLQLAEGDIAAILGGNGAGKTTTLRAVSNLLKGERGEVTKGSIELRGERIDNLTPAELVKRGVVQVMEGRHCFAHLTIEENLLTGAYTRKDKGEIAANLEKVYTYFPRLKTRRNSQAAYTSGGEQQMCAIGRALMANPSVVLLDEPSMGLAPQIVEEVFEIVKDLNQKERVSFLIAEQNTNMALRYANYGYIMESGRIVMDGKAEDLRNNEDVKEFYLGMGGGERKSFRDVKSYKRRKRWLA
- a CDS encoding MarR family winged helix-turn-helix transcriptional regulator, which encodes MRSARPVPPADTTALPDTLRLDHQLCFALYATSLAMTRLYQPLLAELGLTYPQYLVLLALWERDDVTVSALGERLGLDSGTLTPLLKRLAAAGHVQRVRDAADERRVRIRLTAPGRALQARARAIPGCLLAATGCSLEEVTGLTRELQDLRQRLLASPPPSFSQPAAAAAAQP
- a CDS encoding AMP-dependent synthetase/ligase — encoded protein: MRTTFPRLLIQHASARPDAPAMREKEYGIWQTTSWRQMLDRVRHLAAGLHQLGLRRGEHLVVIGANRPSLYATMLATQSLGAIPVPLYQDAVAAECVFPINNAEVRFAVVEDQEQVDKMLEIRTQCPQLEHILFDDPRGLRNYDAPGLAGLKEIEAAGAVFCQEHPDFFQEEVDKGQPDDVAAMFFTSGTTGNPKGVVHTHYTLLNRAEVGAKFDKLTEKEEVLAYLPPAWIGQNIFSYAQWLCCGYVVNCPESSNTVMIDLKEIGPTYYFAPPRIFEGMLTSVMIRMEDSGALKRKMFHYFMDVARRVGPQLMDGKPVGLGDRLLYAIGNLLVYGPLRNNLGFSRVRVAYTAGEAIGPDLFTFYRSIGINLKQLYGSTETAVFVCLQPDHEVRADTVGVPCEGVEIKLSDAGEILVRSPGLLKEYYKNPKATAEVLDADGWYHTSDAGFIDASGHLKIIDRVKDVGRLKGGPHDGAMFAPKYVENKLKFFSYIKEAVAFGDGREKVCAMINIDFEAVGNWAERRGLPYAGYTDLAGKPEVYALIQECVEKVNADLSRDAMLSGSQIHRFLILHKELDADDGELTRTNKVRRGFIGEKYAVLVDALYGGKTEQYIETQVKFEDGRTGLISATLRIVDAKTYAPVQAAA